One Flavobacterium cerinum genomic window, ACGTTGTTAATCCGTAATCGAGCGTATTATAGGTTTGCCCTTCATTAGCAAAAGGCATTAAACCGAAAATATCTTTTCTCAGGTAATTTAATTCGTAGTCTTTTTTAACGGTAAGCGACGTATCGACATAAGTAGTGTCTTTATCCAGAGAAATAATTTTATACTGGTTTATCGGTGCGAAATGGGTTTTATTTTCCGAGTCCCGCAATGATTTTTTGGGCTTGATCGAATCCGACTTTATTTCCTGTCCAGACATCGAGATCGAGCATAATAGTATTACCGCAGCAAAAAGGTACTTCATAATTCTATATTAGAATGGCAAAGGTATTAGAAATTTGCAAATAATGCAGCTATTCTGTAAAATGAGCTTTATTTTAATGTTTGTTCAAAAAAAAAGCGCTCCGAAACGGAGCGCTTAAAATATAATCGTAAAATTAATTATTTACGTTTTGAAAAAGGTTTCCCTTTTTTCATTGTATTGATTTTATTCAAGATTGAAGCTTTACCTTGAGCAATAACTGCATCATTAGGTTGCATTAATTTGAATACACCGTTGTTTACTTCAACTTTAGCGATGATAGTCATAGCACCACCTCCGGCACCTGCACTGTTCTCTCCCTGAGAGTTAGAAGTCAAGAAACCTGTAGTTTGAGTGTAAGAACCTGGTGTTAAAGTTTGAGAACCACCTCTGAAATAATCAATAGTGATTGGAATATTGAATTCTGGTAAACCAGCTCCCGGTACTCCTGCATCATCATAAAGATATCCTACAAGTAAGTAAGTTCCGTTTGGATAATCAGCTAATGGCATTACTAAATGCTCAGGACAATCTCCAGTTTGTGCTCCGTCTCCAACCGGGTCGAAAGTTACAGCATCAAAAACTAAGATATCCACATCATAATCAAGACCACATAAAGTGTAATTAGTTCCACCTACCGCGAATGATTTATCCCATCCAAGTGTTAAATCTAACTCATCTTTAGCTTTATTTTTGATTGTGATGTTAACCACTTTATCAATAGTACCATTCATGTTGTGAGTACCTGAAATTTTCAAAGCAATTAGCTCATCTTGTTCGAACTCATCATCAAGAGTGATAGGAATTTTAACTGTATATGTAGATACATTAGCCGGGAAAGCGATCATATAACCTTCGTTACCTAAACCTTGCTCAGGTCCGATAAGCTCTCCTGGTAATTCGAAATCTTCATCTAAAACTGCAGTACTATTTCCTAAAACTTCTAACTTAATTTCCATTGGAACGTTAGAAACTTTACTAGTAGTTAACACGATCGATAACTCATCACCTTCGTTTACAGTGTAAGCAGAAAGATCAGTAGTGATCGCCGGTTTTTCGTTGAATACATAATCCACTTCATTATCATTACAAGATACAAATGCCAATCCTGATAATAATAACGCAAAAGCCGAATTTAAATATCTCTTATTTTTTTTCATATTGAATTTTTATTATCGAATTAATTAACTTTTCTAATTGGCCAAACCTGACCATTAGGATATCCGGTAACGTCAATAGTAAGAGCGATTAAGATATCACCATTAGTTTGAACTGTACCTGTACCAGAAATAGCATTTGAGTTAGACCATCCTGTAACTGTTAACTGACCACAAATGTCTGTAAAGTAGAACTCATACGGAGCTGTTGGCCATCCCGGAGTACGGTTACTTTTGTAGTTACCGTCACCAACTTTAGTAATAACTACCGGAGAGTTACCACTGGTGTAAGGGATATAATAGTTACCAGCTAAGTTAGAGAAACAAAGACCTTGAAGTCTAATTGATAATTTGCTATAGTTTGAACCGACAACAACAGCTGAAGCAGAAGTTGCAGCAGTCACTTTTAAAACGATAGTTTTATCTTGTCCAACAACAACATTTCCACTGTGAACATCGATCGGAACCACTACTGATTTAGTACCAGCAGGGATGATTAATGTACGCTCAGTTAATGCGAAATCAAATTCATGACCAAGAGTAGCCGTACTAGAAGCATCAACATCGTATGTTACAGCGATGTCATTTTCAGCAGGTAACCCAAGGTTACCTCCGATAACTTCAATAACAGCATTAACTCTTTTATTTGTTCCGTCAGTTACAATCCCAGCACCTTGAGTTGTTTTAGCAAAACCTACGATTGCTCTTGAATCACCATAAGATGGAGCTTCATCGCCTAAGTCACATGATACCGTCATAACGGCCGATGCAACGAACAATAATAATAATTTAATGTTTTTCATATTTAATAGTATTTTTATGGAAACGACCATTAATTATGGTAATGCCCAAAAGATTTTGTTAGTAAACGCATCATTCTGAGACTGACTAGGAACGTTACTTCCGTTTGCAGTGTATTCAGAGTTAGGATACATTAAACGATACGGTTTGTAAGGTCTTGTAGCTGTGATAGCAAGATCAGTTAGAGGGAAACCTGTTCTTGTATACTCGATCCAAGACTCGATACCATTAATACCCATTAAAGCGATCCATTTTTGCGTCATGATAGCTTCAATTTTATTAGTTGATCCATCCCATCCAAGTCTGTTAACAGAATTTATACTACTGATATAAGCTGAACCATTAGTTGCTCCTAACAAATCAAATGATTTTTGAATACCAGTTTCAAATAAGGTTTTAGGAGTTCCCGGCAAATACCCTCTGAATGCCGCTTCAGCCTGTAAGAAGTAGCTTTCAGCAGCTGTTAAGATATAACCGTCCTGAGCAGAATTTTTAACAAGACCCGGTCCGATGTTTGCTAAGTTATCCGGCGCTTGGATACCATCTTGTCCCTGGATTACACCAGCCCAAGAGCTACCAACTTGCTTGAATAATCTTGATAAACGATTATCAAAAACTCCATACTTAACACCATTAAGTGATTCGATAGCATTTTTAGTTGCTATAGTAGAGGTATATCCAGATCTTGGAGTCGTTTCATTGATTTGATATCCGTAACTGTTATAGAAAGGATTCTGTCTGTCGTTATTAGCGTTTGAATAACCAGGGTTAACAACAGCATCAGCTGTAATAAACTGAGCACCTGAGTTAATTAATTCCTGGAATTCAGAATTAAGGTAAGCCTGACTAGCAGCAACACCAGATTCTCTGATTAACAATCTTAATTTAATAGTATTCGCTAATTTTTTCCAGTTGTTCATGTTTCCTTTGAAAACAGGATCTTCTAATCCAACTGCATTCGTTCCGGCAGGTGCATTATCGATCATCGCAACAGCAGCATCCAATTGTGCAACTAAATCTCTATAGATCGTTTGTGCATTATCATAAGTCGGCGTCGTGTTAAGCGGATTGTGTGCCTGAGAGTAAGGCATATCACCATATAAATCTACTAAATACTGAAAATAGAAAACTTTCATTACTTTAGCGATTGCTTTGTGATTATCATAACTATCAGAAGGGTAGTTTTGGATGTTAGTTAAACCTAAAGATGTCAGGAATAAGTTCTCCCAAATTCTTCCGTAGAATGAGTTATCAATATTTAAGTCAAACTCTACAGTGTAAATTCCTGTAACCGAGTTAACGTTTCCTCCCCAACTGTTCATAAACAAGTTTCCTAATAAGTTAACTTGTGTAGAGAACGAACGGTAAGGCTGTGTAATTGCACCACTTAAAGCTAAGTCAGGTGTAACATTTTCATAAGTAGGGTTATTAGGTGAATCATTAATATCCAGGTAATTGTCACATGAAGACAAACCTAATGCCGCAACTAATGAAAATAAATGTATTTTATACTTTTTCATACTCTTTTTTTAATTAAAAGGTTAAGTTAAGACTGAAACCAACAGTTCTGGTATTTGGATACTGGTTACTACCACCAGAACCAGTTCTACTTGTAGCAGAAGCGAAACCTACAATATTTCCATTACTGATTGAACTTTCTGGATCATCGTACCCTCTGTTTTCTCTAGCTAATGATGTAAATGGATTTCTAGCGTTCACACCTACTCTTAAACTTGTTAAACCTGTTCTTTCTAACATTTTAGCAGGAATTGCGTAGCTTAAAGACAACTCTCGTACTCTTAAAGCAGTAGCATCCAAAATAAAGTTTTCATCAATTCTTGAATACGTGTTAGCATAGTACTGCTGAACACCTACAGAAGATCCACCACCTGTTACAACAGAGTTGTTAGCAACATAAGATCCTGTATTAGCATCATAGTAAGAAGAGTTTGGCATAATGAAACCGCCTCTTCCGTTTTCAGCTGAATCAACTAAATAACCGAATGCAGACAATGTATATTTAGTACCAGAATAATACTGGTGACCTGTTCTGTAATCCACTACTGCTGCTAAACGTAATCCTTTGTAATCAATTGATGTGTTTAAACCTAAGATATAATCAGGAGTAGTTTTACCCAATTTCATTAAATCAGTAGATTTAAGTGGGTTTCCTGTATTTGGATCAACGATAATACGTCCTTCTCCATCTCTTTGATATCCGAAACCTTTAAGAATTGGATACTCTTCACCTTCCTCAGCAAAAATACCGAAATCACCGTACGGAGAGTAGATAGCTACAGATTTTGTATTATCAGCTACTTTTTCTACAGTAGTTTTTGCTTTAGAGAAACTGAATCTAGCCTCCCATGTAAAATCTTTAGTTTTGATTGGCGTAACTCCTAAATCGATTTCAATACCTTTCGTTTTAGTAGCACCAATGTTTGTAACAAAGTTAGGGTTACCTGAAGCGTAAGAAGAACTGATTGTTGTAATCAAATCTGTATTATCACTGATATAACCGGCAACATCTAATGTAATTCTATCTTTTAAGAAACCTAAGTTTAAAGTAGCCTCTTTAGTTACATAAAACTCTGGCTTGATTAAAGGGCTAGTTCTTTCATTATAACGCAATGTACCTTGCATATTAGGCACATACGAGTTAATACCTGCAAACGGATAACCTGTAGATCTTACATACAGATTGTTAATTTCGTAAGGGTTAATACCATTCGCACTTCCTACCTTAACAATACTCGCTGTAATTTTTGCGTAAGATAACGTATTGTTATTTCTTAAACTTTCGAAAGCTTTTGTTGGTACAAAAGATAAACCGGCACTTGGATAGAAGAAGTTATTATTATCTGTACTCAAGAAAGATACCCACTCGTTTCTTCCTGTTAAGTTCAAGAATAAATAATCTTTATATGATAAATCAACGTTTCCGAAGAAAGCATATCTTCTTGTTCTTGAAAATGAATTAGCAGCATTCGGAACACTTGATACGTTTGCAATGTTATACAATCCAGGGATTGCTAACTGAGTACCAGATACTGATGTAGAAGTTCCGTAAGTATCCTGAACGTTGTTACCGATGTTAGCTTTGAAGTTAATGTCTTTTGTTAAGTCATAATCAAAGTTGATCAATAAATCACCATATATTCTTCTTGTAGAAGTATTAGAAGTTGACAATGAAGAAACTACTGTTCTATCTTCACCACCGTAGTTGTAAGGATCAACATAATCATTAGTATATCCTAAAGCTCTTGTATGAGAGAAGTTAACACCACCTGTGTAAGACAAGTTAATGTTTTTGTTCACTTCAAAAGATATTTTACCAACACCATTAAAGATATCAGTGTTTGATTGATTTCTTACGTTATCACGTACCCAGTAAGGGTTTCTTTGATAGTAATTGTATCCGTGTAAGTTTCCTGCATTTTCAAACATTTCGATTGGAACGTTTGTTGGAGTTTGTAATAAGTCATAGTACAAACTTGAACTTGTAGTTCTTGACTCCTGAGAAGTATAAAATGCATTTCCTTCAACATTCCATCTTCCTACTTTTTTACCAGCTTTAAACTGGAAGTTAGTTCTGTCTAAAACGTCATCTTTAATAACAAACTCATTTTTCAACTTGTTAGCAGTAAAGAAAAGGTACCCATCCTCATTACCTGAAGATAACGAAACACCGTTTTGAGTTAAAACTCCGGTTTTAAAGAATTTCTTGATATTATCACTTCCTAAAGATTTGTAAGGTAACATCAGGAAGTTTCCATCAGCTTGCGGTAAACCAGTTGGCTGGATAGAACCGTCAAACTCAGGACCCCAAGTACCATTCTCATAAGAATAATGCTGTCCATCCCATCCTTGACCATATCTTGTTTGTCTTTCAGGAAGATAAGCTACAGTAGTAAAGTCAATTGAAGAGTTAATTGCAACAGTCATTTTTTGACCTTGAGCAGCACCTTTTTTAGTAGTAACGATTAATACCCCGTTAACACCATCAGATCCGTACAATGCAGCTCCTTGAGAACCTTTAATTGTAGTAACATTCTCGATAGCCTCAGTTGGCAACTGCTGTAATATAGCTGCAGTCGAGATAACTCCATCAATAACTACCAACGCCTGGTTGTTTTGTGTAATTGATTTAGGAGCACGAATTACAATTCTCATAGTTGCATCAACAGCACTGTTTGTCTGGTTGATTTGTAAACCAGATACTTTACCTGTTAACGACTGGATTGCATTCGGAGAAGCAGCTTGAGTTAACTCTTTAGTTTTAATAACCTGAGTAGCTGAAGTGATCGCATCTGATCTCTTTTTAATACCCAAAGCTCCAACTACAACTTCATTTAATTGCTTTGCTTCAGATTGCATTGCAACATTAACTTTGTTTGAAGCTCCAACCGTTACAGAAGAAGTCTCCATACCAACAAATGTAAAAACTAACACTTGTCCTTGTTTTGCTTTTATGGAATAATTACCATCCATATCAGTTTGTGTGCCTTGTGTTGTTCCTTTAATAACAACACTAACACCAGGTAACGGCAGACCTCCCTCGGTCACTGTTCCTGTAACAGTTTTCTCCTGTTGTGCGAACGAAAACTGCATCGAAAACGCTAGTAAAAGCGTAAAAATCCATTTAAACTTCGATCTCATATTAAATTTATTTGAGTTAGTTATTCCGCAAACTTCTTAATAATTTCTTAAATAAACAAATATAATATAGGAATTGTAGCATTTTATTTGTGTTAAAAAAAGCCGTTCAGAAATACACTATATCAAAAAAAGTCC contains:
- a CDS encoding SusD/RagB family nutrient-binding outer membrane lipoprotein codes for the protein MKKYKIHLFSLVAALGLSSCDNYLDINDSPNNPTYENVTPDLALSGAITQPYRSFSTQVNLLGNLFMNSWGGNVNSVTGIYTVEFDLNIDNSFYGRIWENLFLTSLGLTNIQNYPSDSYDNHKAIAKVMKVFYFQYLVDLYGDMPYSQAHNPLNTTPTYDNAQTIYRDLVAQLDAAVAMIDNAPAGTNAVGLEDPVFKGNMNNWKKLANTIKLRLLIRESGVAASQAYLNSEFQELINSGAQFITADAVVNPGYSNANNDRQNPFYNSYGYQINETTPRSGYTSTIATKNAIESLNGVKYGVFDNRLSRLFKQVGSSWAGVIQGQDGIQAPDNLANIGPGLVKNSAQDGYILTAAESYFLQAEAAFRGYLPGTPKTLFETGIQKSFDLLGATNGSAYISSINSVNRLGWDGSTNKIEAIMTQKWIALMGINGIESWIEYTRTGFPLTDLAITATRPYKPYRLMYPNSEYTANGSNVPSQSQNDAFTNKIFWALP
- a CDS encoding SusC/RagA family TonB-linked outer membrane protein, which translates into the protein MRSKFKWIFTLLLAFSMQFSFAQQEKTVTGTVTEGGLPLPGVSVVIKGTTQGTQTDMDGNYSIKAKQGQVLVFTFVGMETSSVTVGASNKVNVAMQSEAKQLNEVVVGALGIKKRSDAITSATQVIKTKELTQAASPNAIQSLTGKVSGLQINQTNSAVDATMRIVIRAPKSITQNNQALVVIDGVISTAAILQQLPTEAIENVTTIKGSQGAALYGSDGVNGVLIVTTKKGAAQGQKMTVAINSSIDFTTVAYLPERQTRYGQGWDGQHYSYENGTWGPEFDGSIQPTGLPQADGNFLMLPYKSLGSDNIKKFFKTGVLTQNGVSLSSGNEDGYLFFTANKLKNEFVIKDDVLDRTNFQFKAGKKVGRWNVEGNAFYTSQESRTTSSSLYYDLLQTPTNVPIEMFENAGNLHGYNYYQRNPYWVRDNVRNQSNTDIFNGVGKISFEVNKNINLSYTGGVNFSHTRALGYTNDYVDPYNYGGEDRTVVSSLSTSNTSTRRIYGDLLINFDYDLTKDINFKANIGNNVQDTYGTSTSVSGTQLAIPGLYNIANVSSVPNAANSFSRTRRYAFFGNVDLSYKDYLFLNLTGRNEWVSFLSTDNNNFFYPSAGLSFVPTKAFESLRNNNTLSYAKITASIVKVGSANGINPYEINNLYVRSTGYPFAGINSYVPNMQGTLRYNERTSPLIKPEFYVTKEATLNLGFLKDRITLDVAGYISDNTDLITTISSSYASGNPNFVTNIGATKTKGIEIDLGVTPIKTKDFTWEARFSFSKAKTTVEKVADNTKSVAIYSPYGDFGIFAEEGEEYPILKGFGYQRDGEGRIIVDPNTGNPLKSTDLMKLGKTTPDYILGLNTSIDYKGLRLAAVVDYRTGHQYYSGTKYTLSAFGYLVDSAENGRGGFIMPNSSYYDANTGSYVANNSVVTGGGSSVGVQQYYANTYSRIDENFILDATALRVRELSLSYAIPAKMLERTGLTSLRVGVNARNPFTSLARENRGYDDPESSISNGNIVGFASATSRTGSGGSNQYPNTRTVGFSLNLTF